Within the bacterium genome, the region TTTGAGTTATCGCACGCCTGCCGGCGAGCCGCCCGCGCATTTGGCGGTATGTTGGTGGGGTGATATGACGTTTCCGGATCATTTCTTCAACGTGCTGCAATTGCCCCGTTTCGAAGCGCTGCTCACCTTTGGCGACGCCGCGGTGCGCGCGACCGATCGCAAACTGCTTGCGCGCCGGCTGCATCGCTTGATCGCGCAGCAGTTTCATCCGGTCGTCCGGCCGGAGGAATTGCCCGCCGCCCGCCAGCAATCCGCCACATGATCGCCGGACTCGAACATCAGTATTTCAACACCAATGGCGTGCGGCTGCACGTCGCGCTCGCCGGGCCGGACCACGGCCGCTTGCTCATTTTCCTGCACGGCTTTCCGGAGTTTTGGTATGGCTGGCGCCGGCAGATCGATTTTTTTGCGCGTTTGGGTTATCGCGTGCTGGCGCCGGATCAGCGCGGTTACAATCTGAGCGACAAGCCCGGCGGCATTGCCGCCTATGGTCTCGATCATCTCGCGCGTGACATCGTGGGTTTGATCAAGGCGGTTGGCCGGGAACGCGCCCTGATCGTGGGACATGACTGGGGCGCAGTCGTGGCGTGGTGGCTGGCGCTGCGACATGCGGACTGCGTGGAGAAGCTGGCGGTCTTGAACGGGCCGCATCCCCAAGTCATGCGCCGCCACCTGCTGCACGATGCCGTGCAAAGGCGCAAGAGCTGGTACATTTTCTTTTTTCAACTGCCCGGGCTGCCGGAATGGCGCATGCAAAAGAACGGTTGGGAAATCGCCGGCCGGGCCTTGCTGAAGACCAGCCGGCCCGGCACCTTCGGCGAAGCCGATCTGGCAGAATATCGCGCGGCCTGGTCACAACCTGGCGCCGTGACCGCGATGATCAACTGGTACCGTGCGGCGTTGCGGCAACGCCGCGGAGGTGCCGGCCACGCCACTGTGAAGATGCCGGCATTGATAATTTGGGGTGGCCGTGACCGCTTTCTCCGCACCGAACTGGCGGAAGCCAGCCTGGCGCAGTGCGAACACGCCGAGCTGCTGCTTTTGGAAAACGCCAGCCATTGGGTGCAGCATGAAGAGGCCGAGGCGGTTAACCAACGGCTGCAGCAATTTTTCATCGCTTGACTCTTTGAAAACGATGACTACCGTTGATTTCGTCCTGAAAGGATCTTTTGCCTATTTGGACACACTGCCAAGTATCTTGTGAAGATTTGGGCACACAGCCAGGGAGCTTGGGAAGTCTTGGGCACACGGCCAAGTACTGCACAAGATTCTTCTGAGTGACCGCTTCACCCAGCCGCAACACGCGGCAAGATACTTGAGCCTATTCTGAGGGCAGAACCGCAAGCGCGTGCCGCCGCGTGTCTCAGAAAGGCCTTGCTTTTTCCCGCCGAAAAACTTACCAATTCTGCCGACCGTCGAAGGTGTGATCGAAGGCGCCGAAAGCAAGCGCAACCTTGACGGACATGTTCATCCCTGCCTTTCATCCGGAAGCGTGCCGGTGAAGTCCAGCGAACGGTGGCGTGCACTTCACCTGATTCGTTTGAATACATGCGAATGTTCTTGGAATCATCTTTGCTTTGAACCGGCAGCTTCGGTTCGCCGGCTTGCCTTTCATCGCCATGCTTCGGCGTGGCGGCAGTGTGCAATCTTTCATCCCCGCCAGGGAGGAAATATGCGATCGCTTCTCATTCTGTGCAGTACCGTGCTCGCGCTGTCGCGACCATCCATCAGCCAAACCGCAAATCCGCCCGTGCCGGACACTGCGCTGGTCATGGCTGCGGTCGATACGTTGCAGCGCATCGCAGAAGAAACCAGGCCCGTGCCGGTACCGCCCGCCAGCGAGAAAGCTCTGCGCTATTACCGCAGCGGCAATTGGCTGTGGGGCCTCGGTCTGCTGTGGGGCCTGCTGGTCCCCGCGGCGTTTCTTTTCACCGGCTTTTCGGCGCGCATTCGCAACTGGGCGCAGAAGCTCGGGCGCAAGTGGTTCTTTGTGATCGGCCTTTACTTCATCATTTTTTCCCTCATCACCTTTCTCCTCGATTTGCCGCTCACCTACTATCAGGAATTCGTGCGACAGCATGCCTATGATCTTTCCAACCAAACCTTCAGCAAGTGGCTGGGCGACTCGCTGAAAGCGCTGGTGGTCGGCATGTTGGGCGGCGTGCTGTTTCTGTGGGTGCCGTACTTGCTGCTCAAAAAGAGTCCACAGCGCTGGTGGCTCTACACCGGCATTTTGATGGTGCCGTTTCTGTTCTTCTTCATGCTCATC harbors:
- a CDS encoding alpha/beta hydrolase, with the protein product MIAGLEHQYFNTNGVRLHVALAGPDHGRLLIFLHGFPEFWYGWRRQIDFFARLGYRVLAPDQRGYNLSDKPGGIAAYGLDHLARDIVGLIKAVGRERALIVGHDWGAVVAWWLALRHADCVEKLAVLNGPHPQVMRRHLLHDAVQRRKSWYIFFFQLPGLPEWRMQKNGWEIAGRALLKTSRPGTFGEADLAEYRAAWSQPGAVTAMINWYRAALRQRRGGAGHATVKMPALIIWGGRDRFLRTELAEASLAQCEHAELLLLENASHWVQHEEAEAVNQRLQQFFIA